The following coding sequences lie in one Cyanobacterium sp. Dongsha4 genomic window:
- a CDS encoding amino acid adenylation domain-containing protein — protein sequence MKLNQFISYLSDLDIKIYLNGEKLGVDAPKGALNIQLQQEIISRKSEIITYLQKQANLTLKPIDRNQKLPLYFAQVRSWFFEQFVPNTGVYNIPRAIKMEGNLEINVLEKTINEIIKRHEVLRSSCENIDGKPKLKIASQLNISLPVIDLSHLSPEKQTIKVEEIAQKEAHKSFDLSILPLLRVNLLRLNPQKHILLLTLHHFVADGWSMPLLYQELSQIYQAFCQDLPSPLPDFAIQYTDFAYWQHKLLETGYFDKQLTYWKRQLKDSSFVINLSTDKPRPPIQTYDGDSYSFNFSPELSQKINQLCREKQVTPFMLLLAVFNVLLYRYTQQEDFIVATTVSNRKNLELEKIIGAFANNILLRAKCKDSLSFNNFLEQVKQTTISAYTHQDFPFEKLVEELQPPTDLSRNPLYQVWFILHQRNNQNKNLLQNDNLIFHEFELLKLSNSRMDLGLSFIADNDKFEGCFEYNINLFSCDRIQRMAQHFQVLLSEIIENPQEKISKLNILTETEKKQILIDWNNTKVDYPKDKCIHQLFEEQVIKTPDNIAVILEEEKLTYQQLNEKANQLAYYLIKQGVKLETKVGIKCDRSFDMIIGILGILKAGGCYVPIDDNYPQERINYILEEANIDILLTQKGLKNNIKKQIFTVYLDEKSLFDQESKINPINEVKSNNLAYVIYTSGSTGKPKGVLIKHKSVNRLVINCNYISINAQDKIAQIANTSFDAATFEIWGALLTGANLVIFSQETVLQLDLFINKLRQQKIDTIFMTTALFNQIVNLYPEGLKTLKNVLFGGEKCNKQLVEKILKQEKLNQLIHVYGPTENTTFSSYYIVSKVNNHQNLPIGKPINNTQLYILDKQLQPLPIGVTGELHIGGDGLARSYLNRPELTAEKFIDNPFGKGKLYKTGDLCRYLPDGNIEFIGRIDNQVKVRGFRIELGEIEATLSQYQGIKETVVIVKENSWGDKYLVAYLITNSHVNQKELKTYLQEKLPHYMIPSGFISLDKFPLTPNGKIDKKALPDIDYQENR from the coding sequence ATGAAACTGAATCAATTTATTAGCTATCTTTCCGATTTAGATATAAAAATTTACTTAAACGGTGAAAAATTGGGGGTAGATGCCCCTAAAGGAGCTTTAAATATTCAGTTACAACAAGAGATTATTTCTCGTAAATCAGAGATTATTACCTACTTACAAAAACAAGCAAATTTAACCTTAAAACCTATTGATAGAAACCAAAAATTACCTCTTTATTTTGCTCAGGTGCGATCGTGGTTTTTTGAACAATTTGTACCTAACACGGGAGTATATAACATCCCTAGGGCAATAAAGATGGAGGGTAATCTTGAGATAAATGTCTTAGAAAAAACGATTAATGAAATTATCAAAAGACATGAGGTATTGCGTTCTAGTTGTGAAAATATCGATGGAAAACCGAAATTAAAGATTGCTTCTCAATTAAACATATCTCTCCCCGTTATCGATTTATCTCATTTATCCCCAGAAAAACAAACAATAAAAGTCGAAGAAATAGCTCAAAAAGAAGCTCATAAATCATTTGATTTATCCATTTTACCTTTATTAAGAGTCAATTTATTACGCTTAAATCCACAAAAGCATATTTTACTATTAACTCTACATCATTTTGTGGCAGATGGTTGGTCAATGCCTCTTTTGTATCAGGAATTATCTCAAATTTATCAAGCATTTTGTCAAGATTTACCATCACCGTTACCAGATTTCGCCATTCAATATACTGACTTCGCTTATTGGCAACACAAACTCTTAGAAACTGGATATTTTGATAAACAACTCACCTATTGGAAACGGCAGTTAAAAGACTCTTCTTTCGTAATAAATTTATCCACAGACAAACCACGACCACCAATTCAAACCTACGATGGAGATTCTTATTCCTTTAACTTTTCTCCTGAATTATCACAGAAAATTAATCAACTTTGTCGTGAGAAACAAGTAACGCCTTTTATGTTACTTTTAGCAGTATTTAATGTTCTTCTTTATCGCTATACCCAACAAGAAGATTTTATCGTGGCTACCACGGTTTCTAATCGTAAAAATCTGGAATTAGAAAAAATAATTGGCGCTTTTGCTAATAATATTTTATTAAGGGCAAAATGTAAGGATAGTTTGAGTTTTAATAATTTTTTAGAACAGGTTAAACAAACAACTATTTCTGCTTATACTCATCAAGATTTTCCCTTTGAAAAATTGGTAGAAGAATTGCAACCGCCAACCGATTTAAGTCGTAATCCTCTTTATCAAGTTTGGTTTATTCTACACCAAAGAAATAATCAAAATAAAAATTTACTTCAGAATGATAATCTAATTTTTCATGAATTTGAATTGTTAAAATTAAGTAATTCTCGTATGGATTTAGGCTTAAGTTTTATCGCTGATAATGATAAATTTGAGGGATGTTTTGAATATAACATTAATTTATTCAGTTGCGATCGCATTCAAAGAATGGCACAGCATTTTCAAGTGTTATTGTCAGAAATAATCGAAAATCCTCAAGAGAAAATATCGAAATTAAATATATTAACAGAAACTGAGAAAAAACAGATATTAATTGATTGGAATAATACCAAAGTCGATTATCCTAAAGATAAGTGTATTCATCAACTATTTGAAGAACAAGTAATCAAAACTCCAGATAATATTGCTGTTATTTTAGAAGAAGAAAAACTCACTTATCAACAATTAAACGAAAAAGCTAATCAGTTAGCTTATTATCTGATTAAACAAGGAGTAAAATTAGAAACAAAAGTAGGGATAAAATGCGATCGCTCTTTTGATATGATTATTGGTATATTAGGTATATTAAAAGCAGGAGGTTGTTATGTCCCCATTGATGATAATTACCCTCAAGAGAGAATAAATTACATTTTAGAAGAAGCAAATATAGATATTTTGTTAACACAAAAAGGGTTAAAAAACAACATAAAAAAACAAATATTTACAGTTTATTTAGATGAAAAAAGCCTATTTGATCAAGAAAGCAAAATTAACCCCATCAATGAAGTAAAAAGTAATAATTTAGCTTATGTAATTTACACTTCAGGAAGTACAGGAAAGCCAAAAGGAGTACTAATAAAACATAAAAGTGTTAATAGATTAGTTATTAATTGTAATTATATTTCCATTAATGCACAGGATAAAATAGCCCAAATTGCCAATACTTCTTTTGATGCCGCAACTTTTGAAATTTGGGGGGCATTATTGACTGGAGCAAATCTGGTAATTTTTTCTCAAGAAACAGTTTTACAATTAGACTTATTTATCAACAAATTGAGACAACAAAAAATTGATACTATATTTATGACAACAGCCTTATTCAATCAAATAGTAAATTTATATCCCGAAGGACTAAAAACTTTAAAAAATGTTTTATTTGGGGGCGAAAAATGTAATAAACAATTAGTCGAGAAAATCTTAAAACAGGAAAAACTAAATCAGTTAATTCACGTTTACGGACCAACTGAAAATACTACATTTTCTAGTTATTATATAGTCAGTAAAGTAAATAATCATCAAAATTTGCCAATTGGTAAACCAATCAACAATACACAACTGTACATTTTAGACAAACAATTACAACCCCTACCTATCGGAGTAACAGGAGAATTACACATAGGAGGGGATGGATTAGCCAGAAGTTATTTGAATCGCCCTGAATTAACTGCAGAAAAATTTATAGATAACCCTTTTGGGAAAGGAAAATTATATAAAACAGGAGATTTATGTCGTTATTTACCTGATGGAAACATTGAATTTATTGGCAGAATTGATAATCAAGTAAAAGTGCGAGGTTTTCGTATTGAATTAGGAGAAATTGAAGCAACACTCAGTCAATATCAAGGGATAAAAGAAACGGTAGTTATAGTTAAAGAAAATAGTTGGGGGGATAAATATTTAGTCGCTTATCTAATCACAAATAGTCACGTTAATCAGAAGGAGTTAAAAACATATTTACAAGAAAAATTACCTCATTATATGATACCTTCAGGGTTTATCTCTTTAGATAAATTTCCTCTAACACCTAACGGAAAAATAGATAAAAAAGCCCTACCTGATATTGACTATCAAGAAAATAGATAA
- a CDS encoding phosphopantetheine-binding protein, producing the protein MWQEVLNIEKIGINDNFFDLGGHSLLAAQLVSRISNTMGKEISLKTLFLCPTIEQLAKKVIEKSYLKSTITDIKVTHLHQNIKEAQIKIPDSPHCQIERYSLLSLWATKQINAVDSVALAYVSQSWLDKYQLNKNNFAHTGFENLPFLSRIIQTHWGRIGIVILPHLSEELYNNHDSLLDSVIKALHLSKIIGAKAVSLTGLLPSATNYGYDILHRISPEDNLPKITTGHDTTSATVVLSIANILQQAGRKLNQETVAFIGLGSVGISTLRLMLKCLPHPHKLILCDLYSKKSHIEAVSQELIYELDFKGKISIAVSQPDIPPEIYQASLIIGATNVPDVLDINLVKSGTLIVDDSGPHCFDPKIAIQRFEKKNDILFTEGGVLHLPIPHHRLIHIPQQLPTDVAQNLVNSFSQFNSNHLTGCVFSSLLCSKFDHLKPTIGNVSLTESQLNYETLIKLNCRGADLHCQEYLLSPEIIAKFRSLYGET; encoded by the coding sequence ATTTGGCAGGAAGTTTTAAATATAGAAAAAATAGGAATTAACGATAACTTTTTTGATTTAGGTGGCCATTCACTTTTAGCCGCCCAATTAGTCTCTCGTATTTCCAATACTATGGGCAAAGAAATTTCCTTAAAAACTTTATTTTTATGTCCTACAATTGAGCAATTAGCAAAAAAAGTAATAGAAAAATCATATTTAAAATCAACAATTACTGATATAAAAGTTACTCACCTTCACCAAAATATAAAAGAAGCACAAATAAAAATTCCCGATTCTCCTCATTGCCAGATAGAGCGTTATTCTCTATTATCTTTATGGGCAACAAAACAAATAAACGCCGTTGATTCTGTTGCCTTAGCCTATGTTTCTCAGTCTTGGTTAGACAAATATCAGCTAAACAAAAATAATTTTGCTCATACAGGTTTTGAGAATCTTCCTTTTCTCTCTCGAATTATACAAACTCATTGGGGAAGAATTGGTATTGTTATATTACCCCATTTAAGCGAAGAGCTATATAATAATCATGATAGTTTACTAGACTCAGTCATTAAAGCCTTACACTTGAGTAAAATAATTGGTGCTAAAGCCGTTTCCCTTACGGGATTACTTCCATCAGCTACTAATTACGGCTATGATATTTTGCATAGAATTTCCCCTGAAGATAATTTACCCAAAATTACCACAGGACACGATACCACCAGTGCTACAGTGGTATTGTCGATAGCTAATATTCTACAACAAGCAGGACGAAAACTCAATCAAGAAACCGTTGCGTTTATCGGATTAGGTTCGGTTGGTATAAGTACGTTACGTTTAATGTTAAAATGTTTACCGCACCCTCACAAACTTATCCTCTGTGATTTGTACAGTAAAAAAAGTCACATAGAAGCAGTTAGTCAAGAATTAATCTATGAGTTAGATTTTAAAGGAAAAATAAGCATTGCCGTCTCTCAACCAGACATACCTCCTGAAATTTATCAAGCCAGTTTGATTATTGGTGCAACAAATGTACCAGATGTTTTAGACATTAATTTAGTAAAATCAGGTACTTTAATTGTAGATGATTCCGGTCCTCATTGTTTTGATCCTAAAATAGCTATTCAAAGGTTTGAAAAGAAAAATGATATATTATTTACCGAGGGAGGAGTATTACATTTACCTATTCCCCATCACAGACTAATTCACATACCACAACAACTACCGACAGACGTGGCTCAAAATTTAGTCAACTCTTTTTCTCAATTCAATAGTAATCATTTAACAGGTTGTGTATTTTCTAGTCTTCTTTGTTCAAAATTTGACCATTTAAAACCAACTATTGGTAATGTATCATTAACTGAAAGTCAACTCAATTATGAAACTCTGATTAAGTTGAATTGTCGAGGTGCAGATTTACATTGTCAAGAATATTTATTATCTCCTGAAATAATAGCCAAATTTCGTTCTCTATATGGTGAAACTTGA
- a CDS encoding non-ribosomal peptide synthetase, protein MLKTQSAIAHGDKIVMQKKSPTNVIQALQDLLIKYPKGKFVYISDKETQEQTYNKSWDRANQILAYLQSKGLNSGTKVILQLDNSLDFICCFWGCLLGGLIPILTPMIFNGNSNKQKRKLLKQIFQDCQLPFIITKEKFVAEIKELLTLENEDKLIIIDKFDIEENTPQLYPRKPEDLAYYLLTSGTTGKPKLITINHQTLLYRLFPPIEKSTDNTDSKDSNINTVNLFPIEHISGNLFTVPNTEVKIHLEMNTFIKNPLILLDTLEKYQATPAMITNFIASLIIDAVEQSPHKTWNLTSVKVMGMGGEMIDYKISQLFLNTLAKYGVKQNTIKPGYGMSECGLAVRAEEFILKTSPNGDTFVEAGKPTAGHSIRIVDETNQILSENQIGRIQLTGVTMTSGYYNNAEANQELFTPDGWINTGDLGFIDNGGLTITGREKETIIINTSNYSSSVIEILTEQIEGVTKGYTVACGVRSKGSMTDELAIFFHSSLSDNELVTLCQEIRILIVKELGLNPSYLIPVKKEQILRTGTGKIQRLKLKEKFEQGDFQDIIESIKKQLQENLANSFISPSNDIENKLAGVWEEILKIEKVGINDDFFSLGGNSLLATQLVTKISDQLNIDIPVKIIFEKNTIRKIVNYINHNLNNNDNDNDNDSSCIIMINSHGNKTPIYFINSTEITYKLNQYLDDDQPLYSLNIFGLISKIKKPFESLTISDFAEYIIDDLLKYQSEQSYNLIGFCKDGALTIEIAKQLKEKGKNVHLLVLIDIFLVEHY, encoded by the coding sequence ATGCTAAAAACACAAAGTGCGATCGCACATGGGGATAAAATTGTTATGCAAAAAAAATCTCCTACCAACGTTATTCAAGCCTTACAAGACTTATTAATAAAATATCCAAAAGGTAAATTCGTTTATATTTCAGACAAAGAAACGCAAGAACAGACTTATAATAAAAGTTGGGATAGAGCAAATCAAATTCTCGCCTATTTACAAAGTAAAGGATTAAATTCTGGCACAAAAGTAATCTTACAATTAGATAACAGTTTAGATTTTATCTGTTGTTTTTGGGGTTGTCTTTTAGGAGGATTAATACCTATTTTAACTCCCATGATATTTAATGGTAATTCAAATAAGCAAAAAAGAAAATTATTAAAACAAATTTTTCAAGATTGTCAATTACCTTTTATCATTACCAAAGAGAAATTTGTAGCAGAAATCAAGGAATTATTAACATTAGAAAATGAAGATAAACTAATTATTATTGATAAATTTGATATTGAAGAAAATACACCTCAACTTTACCCTCGAAAACCTGAAGATTTAGCATATTATCTCCTCACATCAGGCACAACAGGAAAACCTAAACTTATTACTATTAATCACCAAACATTACTTTATCGTCTCTTCCCACCCATAGAAAAATCAACAGATAATACAGATAGTAAAGATAGTAATATCAACACCGTTAACTTATTTCCCATAGAACATATTAGCGGAAACTTATTCACAGTACCCAACACTGAAGTAAAAATTCATTTAGAGATGAATACCTTTATCAAAAACCCCTTAATCTTGCTAGATACTCTGGAAAAATACCAAGCAACTCCAGCCATGATAACCAATTTTATTGCCAGTTTAATTATAGATGCAGTTGAACAATCACCCCATAAAACATGGAATCTTACCTCCGTGAAAGTTATGGGGATGGGGGGGGAAATGATAGACTATAAAATATCTCAACTCTTTCTTAACACATTGGCTAAATATGGAGTCAAACAAAATACCATCAAACCGGGTTATGGAATGTCAGAATGTGGATTAGCTGTGAGGGCAGAAGAATTTATCCTGAAAACATCCCCCAACGGTGACACATTTGTGGAAGCGGGAAAACCTACTGCAGGGCATTCTATTCGTATAGTAGATGAGACAAATCAAATATTATCAGAAAATCAAATTGGCAGAATTCAGTTAACTGGTGTCACCATGACTTCTGGTTACTATAACAATGCTGAAGCAAATCAAGAATTATTCACCCCTGATGGTTGGATTAACACTGGGGATTTAGGATTCATCGATAATGGCGGTTTAACCATTACAGGTAGAGAAAAAGAAACAATTATTATTAACACTTCTAACTATTCTAGTTCTGTAATTGAGATTTTGACTGAGCAAATAGAAGGAGTAACTAAGGGATATACTGTAGCCTGTGGTGTTCGCAGTAAGGGTAGCATGACTGATGAGTTAGCTATCTTTTTCCATTCTTCATTATCCGATAATGAATTAGTAACATTATGCCAAGAAATTAGAATATTAATAGTGAAAGAATTAGGCTTAAATCCTAGTTATTTAATACCTGTAAAAAAAGAGCAAATTCTTCGCACTGGTACGGGTAAAATTCAAAGATTAAAATTAAAAGAAAAATTTGAGCAAGGAGATTTTCAAGATATTATTGAATCAATAAAAAAACAATTACAAGAAAATTTAGCTAATAGTTTTATTTCTCCAAGTAATGATATAGAAAATAAACTTGCTGGTGTTTGGGAGGAAATATTAAAAATAGAAAAAGTAGGCATAAATGATGATTTTTTTAGTTTAGGAGGAAACTCTTTATTAGCTACTCAATTAGTTACAAAAATTAGTGATCAGTTAAATATAGATATTCCTGTAAAAATTATCTTTGAAAAAAATACCATTAGAAAAATAGTCAACTATATCAATCATAACTTAAATAATAATGATAATGATAATGATAATGATTCAAGTTGTATAATTATGATTAATTCTCACGGTAATAAAACACCTATATATTTTATAAACTCAACGGAAATTACTTATAAATTGAATCAATATTTAGATGATGATCAACCTTTGTATAGTTTAAATATATTTGGCTTAATCAGTAAAATAAAAAAACCTTTTGAGAGTTTAACTATCAGTGATTTTGCTGAATATATCATTGATGATTTATTAAAATATCAATCAGAACAATCCTATAATTTAATTGGTTTTTGTAAAGATGGAGCTTTAACTATAGAAATAGCAAAACAATTAAAAGAAAAAGGTAAAAATGTTCATTTGCTAGTTTTAATTGATATTTTTTTAGTAGAACATTACTAG